The following are encoded in a window of Ranitomeya variabilis isolate aRanVar5 chromosome 6, aRanVar5.hap1, whole genome shotgun sequence genomic DNA:
- the TMEM70 gene encoding transmembrane protein 70, mitochondrial, with amino-acid sequence MLCVAVCRVRSPVLGLLRRTVFLGSGSARISLPALCIGAGRQVYVPDVKIIRFVNTSSAPVNHEQDRLVYVGSLGKAVLGVKFFSYSTSMISLFILPVMFAKSGIGFDSVSIKMAFFSMIGFFTFATPVTLHLVTKGYVVRLYYNKERDLYTAITYNALLVEKKTEFAPEDVEVPGMSKMFTTFYAKKKSMLINPMLFSNSSDYQHLMGYDKPFTFNPEDVNPPSKEK; translated from the exons ATGCTGTGTGTAGCCGTGTGCAGGGTCCGCTCCCCGGTGCTGGGGCTGCTGCGGAGGACGGTGTTCCTGGGCAGCGGCAGTGCACGTATATCCCTGCCTGCCCTGTGCATTGGAGCGGGGAGACAG GTTTATGTTCCTGATGTGAAGATTATTCGTTTTGTTAACACGTCCTCCGCTCCAGTAAATCATGAGCAAGACAGATTGGTTTATGTTGGCAGCCTGGGCAAAGCCGTGCTCG GCGTGAAGTTCTTCTCGTACTCCACCAGCATGATCAGCCTATTTATTCTACCTGTGATGTTTGCAAAGTCCGGCATCGGATTTGACAGTGTTTCAATAAAAATGGCTTTCTTCAGTATGATCGGATTCTTCACCTTTGCGACTCCTGTGACTTTGCACCTTGTGACGAAGGGATATGTAGTGCGCTTATACTACAACAAGGAGCGGGACCTGTATACTGCCATCACTTACAACGCCCTACTGGTAGAGAAAAAGACGGAGTTTGCTCCAGAGGACGTGGAAGTACCTGGAATGAGCAAGATGTTCACAACCTTTTATGCAAAAAAGAAGTCGATGCTGATCAACCCAATGTTATTTTCCAATTCCAGTGATTACCAGCACCTCATGGGGTATGATAAACCCTTCACTTTTAATCCTGAGGACGTTAATCCTccctctaaggaaaaataa